In Ruminococcaceae bacterium BL-4, one DNA window encodes the following:
- a CDS encoding protein of unknown function (Evidence 5 : Unknown function), with protein MPESLRIAEALKNFIKFNESFPIKFQSEIPNNEKVIASIQGRFEEWLVCTDKQVHIIKSGFSTGRVGQIGNFSITYQNIANAFVDFHTSMGCFDIIAVGVPHTKKTYWGKQEQNPQYASDSIGIIKKDVDKFNAACAYINARSAEEKESYVATCPNSEVPIEQSTQAAVDIPSQQESQSVRCPKCGSTNLQVYNEVVGKGVSGTKVCLFGICGLCGAGKTKNVQYWICKSCGYKFKA; from the coding sequence ATGCCTGAATCGTTAAGAATTGCGGAAGCGCTAAAAAATTTTATAAAGTTTAATGAAAGTTTTCCTATAAAGTTTCAATCTGAAATTCCAAATAACGAAAAGGTTATTGCGTCAATACAAGGAAGATTTGAAGAATGGCTGGTATGCACGGACAAGCAGGTGCATATTATAAAATCTGGATTTTCCACTGGTAGAGTAGGGCAAATTGGGAATTTTTCAATTACATATCAAAATATTGCAAATGCCTTTGTGGATTTTCATACTTCAATGGGGTGCTTTGACATTATAGCAGTTGGCGTTCCGCATACAAAAAAGACTTATTGGGGAAAACAAGAACAAAACCCACAATATGCTTCAGACAGTATCGGCATCATTAAAAAAGATGTCGATAAATTTAATGCTGCTTGTGCATATATTAATGCACGATCTGCTGAAGAAAAAGAATCATATGTAGCAACTTGTCCGAATAGTGAAGTACCTATAGAGCAGAGCACTCAGGCAGCCGTTGATATTCCGAGTCAGCAAGAAAGTCAATCGGTAAGGTGTCCAAAATGTGGTAGTACAAATCTTCAAGTCTATAATGAAGTCGTTGGCAAGGGTGTAAGCGGAACAAAAGTATGCTTATTTGGAATATGCGGCTTATGCGGTGCGGGAAAGACAAAAAATGTACAGTATTGGATTTGTAAAAGTTGTGGGTATAAATTCAAAGCATGA
- the adh gene encoding NADPH-dependent butanol dehydrogenase, protein MARFTLPRDIYYGRGTLDVLKELSGKKAMVVVGGGSMKRFGFLTKVLENLKAAGIETRLFEGVEPDPSVETVMRGAAAMREFEPDWIVSIGGGSPIDAAKAMWVFYEYPETKFEDLITPFNFPTLRKKAHFLAIPSTSGTATEVTSFSVITDYQKGIKYPLADFNITPDVAIVDPDLAETMPQKLTAYTGMDALTHATEAYVSKLHSPFTDPLALKAISMVFKYLPDSYKGDHEAREQMHYAQCLAGMAFSNALLGIVHSMAHKTGAAFSTGHIPHGCANAIYLPYVIQYNAKDPEALERYHEIADMLGIEGDKKSQMFSLCERIWNYNDHFSIPRTLKSFGIDEDEFKQKLSKISEDAIGDACTGSNPRSITPKEMEHLFTCIYYGTPVDF, encoded by the coding sequence ATGGCACGTTTTACACTTCCACGTGATATTTACTATGGCAGAGGAACTCTGGATGTATTAAAGGAGCTCTCCGGAAAAAAGGCAATGGTTGTTGTGGGCGGCGGCTCAATGAAACGGTTTGGCTTTTTGACTAAGGTCCTCGAAAATTTAAAAGCTGCAGGCATCGAGACTCGTCTCTTCGAAGGTGTAGAGCCTGATCCTTCGGTAGAAACTGTCATGAGAGGCGCTGCGGCAATGCGCGAATTTGAACCAGACTGGATTGTTTCGATTGGCGGAGGTTCTCCAATTGATGCAGCAAAAGCAATGTGGGTCTTCTATGAGTATCCAGAAACCAAATTTGAAGATCTGATTACACCATTTAATTTTCCAACCTTACGGAAAAAAGCGCATTTTCTAGCGATTCCTTCTACCTCCGGCACTGCGACCGAAGTAACCTCTTTTTCTGTAATTACTGATTATCAAAAAGGGATTAAATATCCGCTGGCAGATTTTAATATCACACCGGACGTCGCAATTGTTGATCCCGATCTTGCCGAGACTATGCCTCAGAAGCTAACTGCTTATACCGGCATGGATGCTCTTACTCATGCAACAGAGGCTTACGTCTCTAAACTTCACAGCCCATTCACCGATCCTTTAGCACTTAAAGCGATTTCGATGGTTTTTAAATATCTGCCGGATTCTTATAAGGGTGATCATGAAGCCCGTGAGCAGATGCACTATGCACAGTGTCTTGCAGGAATGGCATTCTCCAACGCACTTTTGGGAATCGTTCATTCAATGGCACACAAAACCGGCGCAGCATTTTCTACCGGACATATTCCACACGGCTGTGCCAACGCTATTTATCTGCCTTATGTCATTCAATATAATGCAAAGGATCCCGAAGCATTAGAGCGTTACCATGAAATTGCCGATATGCTGGGAATCGAAGGCGATAAAAAGTCTCAGATGTTCAGTCTCTGTGAGCGTATTTGGAATTATAACGACCACTTTTCAATTCCGCGTACTCTAAAAAGTTTCGGAATTGATGAAGACGAATTCAAGCAGAAGCTTTCCAAAATTTCAGAAGACGCAATTGGTGATGCCTGCACTGGTTCCAACCCACGCTCTATCACTCCAAAAGAAATGGAACATTTATTTACCTGCATTTATTATGGAACACCAGTAGATTTCTGA
- a CDS encoding conserved protein of unknown function (Evidence 4 : Unknown function but conserved in other organisms), with the protein MIHLIQGPQELAQWDNSPLGCRIFSMALGYETKMPFLHFWREKSGCISLMDDVMTLAGDFEDSLELREFIHFSGAKTVFCENSSLSKKLGFLVSDQGPEMIRNSERPSTSWNLSHPISLKKMHALLKACETPFFSVPDFEPFYLDLNHRIRHQTADAWGIMDHDDLIACLAACISPKNALLFSGAVRPNRRQHGIFSAMMEAIPAYFPERNLFLCCENSLCSYYQALGYHICGQWIEMKTLSQNITKEILS; encoded by the coding sequence ATGATTCATCTGATACAAGGCCCGCAGGAACTAGCCCAATGGGATAATTCTCCCTTAGGCTGCCGCATCTTTTCTATGGCACTGGGCTATGAAACCAAAATGCCATTTCTTCATTTCTGGCGCGAAAAGTCCGGCTGTATCTCTCTGATGGATGACGTCATGACCCTTGCAGGTGATTTTGAAGATTCTTTAGAATTACGAGAATTTATTCACTTTTCGGGTGCAAAAACTGTTTTCTGTGAAAATTCCTCTCTTTCTAAAAAGCTTGGGTTTTTAGTCTCGGATCAAGGCCCCGAAATGATACGGAATTCAGAACGCCCCTCAACTTCTTGGAATCTTTCTCATCCAATTTCACTCAAAAAAATGCATGCACTTTTAAAAGCATGTGAAACACCATTTTTCTCGGTTCCGGATTTTGAACCCTTTTACCTTGATCTTAATCATCGAATTCGCCATCAGACAGCCGATGCCTGGGGAATTATGGACCATGATGATCTGATTGCATGTCTTGCAGCCTGCATATCCCCCAAAAATGCTCTGCTTTTTTCCGGTGCAGTTCGTCCGAATCGACGTCAGCACGGAATCTTTTCTGCTATGATGGAGGCTATCCCGGCTTATTTTCCGGAACGCAATCTTTTTCTCTGCTGCGAAAATTCTCTTTGCTCCTATTATCAAGCGCTAGGATACCATATCTGTGGGCAATGGATTGAAATGAAAACCCTATCTCAAAACATAACAAAGGAGATCCTTTCTTGA
- a CDS encoding protein of unknown function (Evidence 5 : Unknown function), with protein MYIGKINNLLSIFLELILGMLVYFPDGYFERRFHKNDKAYFDRFGGADFVFFRDG; from the coding sequence TTGTATATTGGGAAAATCAACAATCTATTAAGCATATTTTTAGAGCTTATTTTAGGAATGCTTGTTTATTTTCCTGACGGATATTTTGAAAGGAGGTTTCATAAGAATGATAAGGCTTATTTTGATCGTTTTGGAGGCGCTGATTTTGTATTTTTTAGAGACGGTTGA
- the agcS gene encoding Sodium/alanine symporter AgcS: MIRLILIVLEALILYFLETVDAFIWGPGLLTLLMGTGAFLTLRLHFLPWKNLSKSLHFALSPKARSTIKDGGISPFSALMTALASTIGTGNIVGVSTALVLGGPGALIWMEISAFLGLATKYAECMLAAKYRRKNKLGEIIGGSMYPLQERFPFHFIGKILAILFAVFAVLASFGIGNMTQANSASEALYVTFGVSPTISGIALMVLTFIILIGGIRSISKISSVLIPAMSILYLIGGTIVILGNFQNLPSGIIEIFRFAFSPKAVAAGAGGTILASMQRAAEWGIARGVFSNEAGMGSATFTAAAASSEDPVEIGYLSMTGVFFDTTVICTITGLAIVASGVLGITDSNGVPVEGAALTIAAFETILGPFGGKLIAIGITLFAFSTIIGWAYNGEKALEYLIPKLSYRKIYRIFYTLAVLVGATIPLEAAWTFSDIMNGLMAGPNLLCLLALNGEIARDTFAEETKEQKKKMVSVKHSSVFS, from the coding sequence ATGATAAGGCTTATTTTGATCGTTTTGGAGGCGCTGATTTTGTATTTTTTAGAGACGGTTGATGCATTTATCTGGGGGCCGGGACTGTTGACTTTGCTTATGGGAACCGGAGCTTTTTTAACCTTGCGTCTTCACTTTCTGCCGTGGAAAAACCTTTCGAAATCTTTGCACTTTGCGCTTAGCCCAAAAGCACGCAGTACAATAAAAGACGGTGGAATTTCTCCCTTTTCAGCTTTGATGACTGCGCTTGCCTCTACCATAGGCACAGGGAATATTGTTGGAGTTTCTACCGCATTGGTTTTAGGCGGACCGGGAGCGCTGATTTGGATGGAGATTTCCGCATTCTTGGGACTTGCTACAAAATATGCAGAATGTATGTTGGCGGCAAAATACCGCAGAAAAAATAAATTGGGTGAAATAATAGGAGGATCCATGTATCCGCTGCAGGAGCGTTTTCCTTTTCATTTTATAGGAAAAATACTAGCAATTCTCTTTGCAGTTTTTGCAGTGCTTGCATCCTTTGGAATTGGGAATATGACGCAGGCAAATTCTGCATCGGAAGCACTTTATGTTACTTTTGGAGTTTCGCCGACCATCAGTGGAATTGCGCTGATGGTGTTGACTTTTATTATTTTAATTGGAGGGATTCGCAGTATTTCTAAAATTTCCTCCGTTTTGATTCCGGCCATGTCAATCCTTTATTTGATCGGTGGAACAATTGTGATCCTTGGGAATTTTCAAAATCTTCCCAGCGGAATCATTGAAATTTTTCGTTTTGCCTTTTCCCCGAAAGCGGTGGCAGCAGGAGCGGGAGGAACTATTTTAGCTTCTATGCAGAGGGCAGCGGAATGGGGAATTGCCCGCGGCGTTTTTTCCAATGAAGCAGGGATGGGGTCCGCTACATTTACAGCAGCGGCGGCTTCTTCGGAAGATCCTGTAGAAATTGGCTATCTCAGTATGACCGGAGTCTTTTTTGATACCACTGTCATTTGTACGATAACCGGGCTTGCAATTGTCGCTTCCGGCGTACTGGGAATTACCGATTCTAACGGAGTCCCGGTTGAGGGAGCAGCTTTGACCATTGCTGCTTTTGAAACGATCCTAGGACCTTTTGGAGGAAAGCTGATTGCAATTGGAATAACTTTGTTTGCTTTTTCCACCATTATTGGTTGGGCCTATAATGGGGAGAAAGCACTGGAATACTTAATACCGAAACTTTCTTACCGCAAGATTTACCGAATCTTTTATACGCTTGCTGTCCTCGTGGGGGCAACCATACCGTTGGAAGCGGCATGGACTTTTTCCGATATTATGAACGGCTTAATGGCAGGACCAAATTTGCTCTGCCTTTTGGCACTCAATGGAGAGATTGCCCGGGACACCTTTGCAGAGGAAACGAAAGAGCAGAAGAAAAAAATGGTATCGGTCAAACACTCTTCTGTATTTTCTTGA
- a CDS encoding putative Cellulase (Evidence 3 : Putative function from multiple computational evidences; Product type e : enzyme) — MKLTDILTQLCKSRGTSGDEDAPIKAAIELSGLPGRRDTLGNGIVFLGDPHAKEQVLLDAHMDQVGLIVTGIDEEGFLHIDRCGGADRRVLPGCPVTVFGKEPLFGVIGNLPPHLSDGKSDAVPAITKMTVDLGLPSENVKSLVTPGDRVIPQYQPQKLLKSRFASAALDNRAGAAILIRCIHLLKEETLSCGISVLFSTREEIGGQGAVTGAFGLSPTRAICVDVSFGDQPGVREEVSLPLGKGVMIGVAPVLDRSMYQELASLAEKRNIPYKWDVMGGDTGTNSDAIATTQSGVHTALLSVPLRYMHTACEVVDTDDLENAAQLMAAYLREVK, encoded by the coding sequence ATGAAATTAACGGATATTTTAACCCAACTATGTAAAAGCCGCGGCACCAGCGGAGATGAAGATGCTCCCATAAAAGCAGCCATCGAATTAAGCGGGCTTCCCGGCCGACGAGATACGCTCGGAAACGGCATTGTGTTTTTAGGGGACCCTCATGCAAAAGAGCAGGTTCTTTTGGACGCTCATATGGATCAAGTAGGACTCATTGTCACGGGAATTGATGAGGAAGGATTTCTTCATATTGACCGCTGCGGTGGTGCAGATCGAAGAGTTCTCCCGGGATGTCCTGTAACAGTTTTTGGAAAAGAGCCCCTCTTCGGCGTAATCGGAAATTTGCCGCCGCATCTCTCTGATGGCAAAAGTGATGCTGTTCCAGCCATTACAAAGATGACAGTGGATTTAGGTCTCCCCTCTGAAAATGTAAAATCTCTTGTAACCCCGGGAGACCGTGTAATCCCTCAATATCAACCACAAAAACTTTTAAAAAGCCGCTTTGCCTCCGCTGCTTTGGATAACCGTGCCGGTGCAGCTATTTTGATTCGCTGTATTCATCTTCTAAAAGAAGAGACTTTATCCTGCGGCATTTCCGTTCTGTTCAGCACAAGAGAGGAAATCGGCGGACAAGGTGCAGTCACAGGTGCTTTTGGGCTTTCTCCAACACGTGCTATTTGTGTAGACGTCAGTTTTGGCGATCAACCCGGTGTGCGGGAAGAAGTCAGCCTTCCTCTCGGAAAAGGGGTAATGATTGGAGTGGCTCCTGTTTTGGATCGATCGATGTATCAGGAATTGGCTTCTCTTGCTGAAAAGAGGAACATCCCTTATAAATGGGACGTTATGGGCGGTGACACCGGAACCAATTCCGATGCGATTGCAACAACACAAAGTGGAGTACACACAGCCCTTCTAAGCGTACCGCTCCGGTATATGCATACTGCCTGCGAAGTAGTTGATACCGATGATCTCGAAAACGCTGCCCAACTGATGGCGGCTTATCTGCGGGAGGTGAAATAA
- a CDS encoding putative C-S lyase involved in a first step of EF-P modification (Evidence 3 : Putative function from multiple computational evidences): MNLYPYFKIDDSIKKAADHALQEADCQLREIEKTTDYNQQKMLAAFLESGVSESHFAASTGYGYGDRGREVLDQVYAKALGAEDALVRHNFVSGTHALTVALFGVLRPGDTMLCVTGLPYDTLQSVIGLTGDGNGSLKEFGIHYEQVDLTPDGKPDLPTIAKRVHELQPKMVYIQRSRGYNLRPSLFVKEIEEIIRVCKKQAPNCIAMVDNCYGEFVEKEEPTSHGADLMAGSLIKNPGGGIAPTGGYIAGRKDLVESCAYRLTTPGTGREIGCTLGHNRELFMGAFHAPHVTGEALKTAVFTSALFSQFGYETSPRWDEPRADIIQTLLLRNEKSLIAFCQGVQKGAPVDAFVTPEPWDMPGYDSKVIMAAGAFTLGASIELSADAPLRAPWAAWMQGALNFHSGRLGAMLAAQSMLEQGLLGK, from the coding sequence TTGAATTTATATCCTTATTTTAAAATTGACGACTCTATAAAAAAAGCTGCTGATCATGCTTTGCAAGAAGCTGATTGTCAGTTACGTGAAATTGAAAAAACGACCGATTATAATCAACAAAAAATGCTTGCTGCTTTTCTTGAAAGCGGTGTGAGTGAAAGCCACTTTGCTGCGAGTACCGGATATGGATATGGTGACCGCGGCCGTGAAGTACTGGATCAAGTCTATGCAAAAGCGTTAGGCGCTGAAGATGCACTGGTGCGTCATAATTTTGTCTCTGGAACACACGCACTAACCGTAGCTTTATTTGGAGTTCTGCGTCCGGGAGATACCATGCTCTGCGTAACCGGACTGCCATATGATACTCTTCAAAGTGTCATTGGCTTAACCGGAGATGGAAATGGTTCTCTAAAAGAGTTTGGCATTCACTATGAACAGGTCGATTTGACTCCCGATGGAAAGCCCGATCTTCCCACAATTGCTAAGCGGGTCCATGAGCTTCAACCTAAGATGGTCTATATCCAAAGAAGCCGTGGCTACAATTTGCGTCCTTCTCTTTTCGTGAAAGAAATCGAAGAAATTATTCGTGTCTGCAAAAAACAAGCGCCAAACTGTATTGCAATGGTAGATAATTGCTATGGTGAATTTGTGGAAAAAGAGGAACCCACTTCTCATGGTGCCGATCTTATGGCAGGCTCTCTTATCAAAAATCCAGGTGGTGGGATTGCTCCCACCGGAGGCTATATCGCAGGCAGAAAAGATTTGGTTGAAAGCTGCGCTTATCGGTTAACGACTCCTGGAACAGGACGTGAAATCGGATGCACATTAGGGCATAATCGAGAACTTTTTATGGGCGCTTTTCACGCCCCTCATGTAACCGGAGAAGCCCTTAAAACAGCCGTCTTTACCTCTGCCCTATTTTCTCAATTTGGGTATGAAACTTCTCCACGTTGGGATGAACCGCGTGCTGATATTATTCAAACACTGCTGCTGCGTAATGAAAAATCATTAATTGCATTTTGTCAAGGCGTCCAAAAAGGAGCTCCGGTAGATGCTTTTGTAACACCGGAACCATGGGATATGCCCGGTTATGACAGCAAGGTGATCATGGCAGCCGGCGCTTTTACCTTGGGAGCTTCCATTGAACTTTCCGCTGATGCACCTTTGCGTGCTCCATGGGCCGCATGGATGCAAGGAGCTTTGAATTTTCACAGCGGACGTTTAGGAGCAATGTTGGCAGCTCAATCTATGCTTGAACAAGGACTTTTAGGAAAATAA
- a CDS encoding Spore germination protein YpeB has product MTRKQIIMTTVAVAIVLTAGGFAVKNGMEAKAAQQNLNYSYTRAMGDLRDSIKSVQTTLAKGSYANTATQQTGLAARLVRQTSLAKGALSALPVDDDSLNTVSKFITQVGDFSMTLSEEVSAGKQITDEQYDTMKQLSKYAQTLNQDLTDVKPVFDGQFSDQLKETAEDFTDFPSLIYDGPFSDEVMQKKPQFLEGKEEVSQGNAALNAEKFLGIDVNSLNHTQDTEGNLPTYNFTLESATVSVSKQGGEVVTYENTREISEENVSVEDAKTSAENFLSSRGLSNMTERYYVQHDGRVTFNFAFQQGDACCYPDLIKVSVALDNGEITEYNATGYIMNHKEREIPSPELSVEQAQEKVSPHLTVKSHRLSLIPTKGSTETLCWEFLCDGDNGDQVLVYINAKTGFEEQILILETGDLGTLVF; this is encoded by the coding sequence ATGACCCGAAAACAAATTATTATGACTACAGTTGCGGTTGCAATTGTTTTGACCGCAGGTGGTTTTGCAGTTAAAAACGGAATGGAGGCAAAAGCAGCACAGCAAAATCTCAATTATAGTTATACAAGAGCAATGGGAGACTTGCGGGACAGCATAAAAAGTGTACAGACTACATTGGCAAAAGGCTCCTATGCCAATACGGCAACACAGCAAACCGGACTTGCAGCCAGGTTGGTGAGACAGACAAGCCTGGCAAAAGGGGCTTTGAGTGCTTTGCCGGTCGATGACGATTCTCTCAATACAGTTTCTAAATTTATCACGCAGGTGGGAGATTTCTCTATGACGCTTTCTGAGGAAGTCAGCGCCGGAAAGCAAATTACAGACGAACAGTATGATACCATGAAACAGCTTTCCAAATATGCCCAGACTTTGAATCAAGATTTAACGGATGTAAAACCAGTCTTTGATGGGCAATTTTCAGATCAGTTAAAAGAGACGGCGGAGGATTTTACGGATTTTCCATCCCTCATTTATGATGGACCGTTTTCTGATGAAGTTATGCAGAAAAAGCCTCAATTTTTGGAAGGAAAAGAAGAGGTTTCTCAGGGGAACGCAGCGCTCAACGCAGAAAAGTTTCTGGGAATAGATGTGAATTCGCTGAATCATACACAGGATACGGAAGGAAATCTTCCCACTTATAATTTTACTTTAGAAAGTGCAACGGTCAGCGTTTCTAAACAGGGGGGAGAGGTAGTCACTTACGAAAATACCCGGGAAATCTCAGAAGAAAACGTCAGCGTAGAAGATGCGAAAACATCAGCGGAAAATTTTCTATCTTCACGGGGACTGTCCAATATGACAGAGCGCTATTATGTGCAGCATGATGGAAGAGTGACTTTTAATTTTGCATTTCAGCAGGGAGATGCCTGTTGTTACCCGGATTTAATTAAGGTATCTGTCGCACTGGATAATGGAGAAATTACAGAATATAATGCTACTGGATATATTATGAACCATAAAGAGAGAGAAATTCCGTCTCCGGAACTTTCTGTAGAACAAGCGCAGGAAAAGGTTAGTCCGCATTTGACGGTGAAATCTCACCGACTTTCTCTGATTCCCACAAAGGGATCTACAGAAACGCTGTGCTGGGAATTCCTATGCGATGGAGATAATGGAGATCAGGTATTGGTTTATATCAATGCCAAAACTGGATTTGAAGAACAAATTTTAATTTTGGAAACCGGAGACCTTGGTACGTTGGTTTTTTAA
- a CDS encoding putative aminopeptidase YsdC (Evidence 3 : Putative function from multiple computational evidences), which produces MDQILKELCSIRGISGDEKLVQQKILKGIGPFADSISITPLGSILAHKKGKYPAKTKLLISAHMDEVGMIITHIGKEGLLRFTTVGGIDPRVLAGRTVKIGDQEIPGVIGMKPIHVLSAAEREKAVPIEDLAIDIGASGKEEASSVISPGDSVTFERSFYENGHTIMSPALDDRAGCAILIFLMQKVEWKYDTDFLFAVQEEVGLNGSKTAAFADQPQASIVVEVTTAADIAGMAPENRVCVLGKGPVISFMDKRTIYDRDYCHMAFEEAKKAGIPCQYKQAVAGGNDAGAIHTSRSGIRTVAVSLPGRYLHSPMSVISCKDYEDAKPLIALMAERIAGE; this is translated from the coding sequence ATGGATCAAATTTTAAAGGAACTTTGCTCCATTCGTGGAATTTCCGGCGACGAAAAGCTGGTGCAACAAAAAATTCTCAAAGGAATTGGACCTTTTGCGGATTCCATTTCTATTACACCGCTCGGCAGCATTTTAGCGCATAAAAAAGGAAAATATCCTGCAAAAACAAAGCTTCTCATCAGTGCACATATGGATGAAGTCGGCATGATCATCACTCATATTGGAAAAGAAGGGCTGCTTCGTTTTACCACTGTTGGTGGAATTGATCCTCGAGTGTTAGCTGGACGAACCGTCAAAATCGGCGATCAAGAAATTCCTGGCGTTATCGGAATGAAACCGATTCATGTTCTTTCCGCTGCCGAACGCGAAAAGGCTGTCCCCATTGAAGATTTGGCAATCGACATTGGCGCTTCTGGAAAAGAAGAAGCAAGCAGTGTTATTTCTCCGGGAGACAGCGTCACCTTTGAACGTAGCTTTTATGAAAATGGCCATACCATCATGAGTCCTGCTCTGGACGATCGCGCCGGATGTGCAATCCTGATTTTCCTCATGCAGAAGGTGGAATGGAAATATGATACCGACTTTCTATTTGCCGTACAAGAAGAAGTCGGACTCAATGGTTCTAAAACCGCAGCATTTGCCGATCAGCCGCAGGCTTCTATCGTTGTAGAAGTTACGACGGCCGCAGATATTGCCGGAATGGCTCCGGAAAATCGGGTCTGCGTTTTAGGAAAAGGCCCCGTGATTTCCTTCATGGACAAACGAACAATTTATGATCGGGACTATTGCCACATGGCTTTTGAAGAAGCCAAAAAAGCAGGAATTCCATGCCAGTATAAGCAGGCCGTTGCAGGCGGCAATGACGCAGGCGCCATTCATACCAGCCGAAGCGGAATTCGCACCGTTGCCGTTAGCCTTCCAGGCCGCTATCTGCATTCTCCGATGAGCGTAATCAGCTGTAAAGACTATGAGGATGCAAAGCCTCTGATTGCCCTGATGGCAGAACGGATTGCAGGCGAATGA
- the murD gene encoding UDP-N-acetylmuramoylalanine--D-glutamate ligase, translating to MTMEEFYKFIKGKTIAFCGLGGSNVPLAKTFSQKGAIVTGRDRRSYEKLGATATELEKTGVRLILGDDYLNDLHEKIIFRTPGIRFHLPELETARKNGQIVTSEMEVFFDVCPCPIFGITGSDGKTTTTSILAEILKKSGKTVHVGGNIGTPLLPKVETIKPNDVVVAELSSFQLISMRHSPMVGIVTNITPNHLDMHKDMNEYINAKKNIILHQNAFGRAVLNLDNEISASFAPEVRGQLLYFSRKQKVEHGCWLNKNGQIVFSDGGKDTVILDTKDIRIPGSHNIENYMAAICASFGFVSPDDATTVAKTFPGVAHRAEFVRELNGVRWYNDSIATTPSRTIKGMLSIFSKKLILIAGGYDKKIPFEPLGQPICDHVKTLVLLGNTAPKIEAAVKSAAGYKDGAPKILHVSTLQEAVDLCNKEAQSGDVVALSPACASYDMFPNFVIRGNTFKEMVMAL from the coding sequence ATGACGATGGAGGAATTTTATAAATTCATTAAGGGTAAAACGATTGCTTTCTGTGGCTTAGGCGGAAGCAACGTTCCCCTTGCAAAAACTTTTTCGCAAAAGGGGGCAATTGTAACCGGTCGTGACCGTCGAAGCTATGAAAAGTTAGGTGCTACCGCAACAGAACTGGAAAAAACCGGCGTTCGGCTGATTCTAGGGGATGACTATCTCAATGATCTTCATGAAAAGATTATTTTCCGTACGCCCGGCATTCGATTTCATCTTCCCGAATTGGAAACGGCACGCAAAAACGGCCAAATTGTCACAAGCGAAATGGAAGTTTTCTTTGACGTCTGCCCTTGTCCGATTTTTGGAATTACCGGCTCTGATGGAAAGACGACAACTACTAGCATTCTTGCCGAAATTCTAAAAAAATCCGGCAAAACAGTTCACGTGGGCGGCAATATTGGCACTCCACTTCTTCCAAAAGTTGAAACGATCAAACCGAACGACGTTGTGGTTGCAGAGCTTTCGAGTTTTCAGCTGATCAGTATGAGACACAGCCCGATGGTCGGTATCGTAACAAATATCACTCCCAATCATTTGGATATGCATAAAGACATGAATGAATATATCAACGCCAAGAAGAACATCATTCTGCACCAGAATGCGTTTGGTCGGGCTGTTTTAAATTTGGATAATGAAATTTCTGCTTCCTTTGCTCCTGAAGTGCGCGGTCAGCTGCTGTATTTCAGCCGCAAACAAAAAGTAGAACACGGCTGCTGGCTCAATAAAAATGGACAGATTGTTTTTTCTGACGGGGGAAAAGATACTGTCATTCTGGATACCAAAGATATCCGGATCCCTGGCAGCCATAATATTGAAAATTATATGGCAGCAATTTGTGCTTCCTTTGGTTTTGTTTCTCCGGATGATGCAACAACCGTGGCAAAAACTTTTCCCGGCGTTGCCCACCGTGCCGAATTCGTTCGCGAATTAAATGGTGTTCGCTGGTATAATGATTCGATTGCAACAACGCCCAGCCGTACAATCAAAGGAATGCTTTCTATTTTTTCCAAAAAACTGATTTTAATTGCCGGCGGCTATGACAAAAAAATTCCATTTGAGCCTCTGGGTCAACCAATCTGTGACCACGTAAAGACGCTGGTCCTTCTCGGCAACACAGCTCCAAAAATTGAAGCTGCTGTAAAATCCGCCGCCGGTTATAAAGATGGTGCCCCAAAAATTCTGCATGTTTCCACTCTGCAAGAAGCCGTCGACCTCTGCAACAAAGAAGCACAAAGCGGCGATGTTGTTGCTCTTTCCCCCGCCTGTGCAAGTTATGATATGTTCCCAAATTTTGTAATTCGGGGCAATACCTTTAAAGAGATGGTCATGGCTCTTTAA